The region CGACCTGGTCGGCCACCTCGGCCCCGACCCGCTCCGCGCGGACTGGGACGCGGAGGAGGCCGTCCGCCGGGTCGGCGACGACCCGGCCAGGCCGCTGGTGAGCGCCCTGCTCGACCAGAGGTCGATGGCCGGCCTGGGCAACCTCTGGGCCAACGAGCTCGCCTTCCTCAGCGGCGTGAGTCCGTGGACACCCGTCGGTGACGTCGACGTGGATCGCCTCGTCGAGCGCGCGGCCACGATGCTGCGACACTCGGCGACGGTCGAGGGCGCCTACCAGGTCACCACCGGGTCGTCCGCGAAGGGCGACGACCACTGGGTCGTCGGGCGTCAGCGCCGCGGGTGTCGCCGGTGCGGCGGACCGGTCAGCACGGTGGAGGAGATCCCGGGAGACGCCGCCAACCGCTGGACGTGGTGGTGCGCGACCTGCCAGCCCGGTCCCGGCCCCGACGCGCGGGTCAGACGCGGTGCAGGCGGCGGGCCGCCTCGGCGATCGACCCGCTCATCGAGGGGTAGACCGTGAACGCGTGGGCGAGCTGGTCGGCCGTGAGCGACTCCGCGACCGCGATCGAGACCGGGTGGATCAGCTCCGAGGCGCGCGGGCCGACGACCACGCCACCGACGACGATCCCGGTGCCGGGTCGGCAGAAGAGCTTCACGAAGCCGTCGCGCACCCCCTGCATCTTGGCGCGGGCGTTGCCGGCCAGCTGGAGGGTGACGACCTCGGCGGCCATCTCGCCGGAGTCGACGGCCTGCTGCGACCAGCCGACGGTCGCGATCTCGGGCGAGGTGAAGACGTTGGAGGCGACCTTCTTGAGGTCGAGCGGGGCGACCGCGTCACCGAGGTAGTGCCACATCGCGATGCGGCCCTGCATCGCGGCGACCGAGGCGAGCATCAACACACCGGTGCAGTCGCCGGCGGCGTAGATGCCGCGCGCGGAGGTGCGCGAGACCCGGTCGACCTTGATGAAGCCGCCCTCGTCGGTGACGACGCCGGCCTCCTCGAGGCCGAGGCCCGCGGTGTTGGGGATCGAGCCGAGCGCCAGGATGCAGTGGCTACCGGTGACCGTGCGGC is a window of Nocardioides oleivorans DNA encoding:
- a CDS encoding DNA-formamidopyrimidine glycosylase family protein, with product MPEGDSVWKLARRLDRQLAGQVVTRSDFRVPRLATRDLGGRTVLGHDTHGKHLLTRFSATDSSPAATLHSHLKMDGSWSTLAPDKRLPGRVQPHVRLVLSLEDRRTVHGIRLHDLDLVATDREHDLVGHLGPDPLRADWDAEEAVRRVGDDPARPLVSALLDQRSMAGLGNLWANELAFLSGVSPWTPVGDVDVDRLVERAATMLRHSATVEGAYQVTTGSSAKGDDHWVVGRQRRGCRRCGGPVSTVEEIPGDAANRWTWWCATCQPGPGPDARVRRGAGGGPPRRSTRSSRGRP